A single genomic interval of Geotrypetes seraphini chromosome 1, aGeoSer1.1, whole genome shotgun sequence harbors:
- the LOC117368146 gene encoding extracellular matrix protein 2, whose protein sequence is MNMQGAPSSLEQGPPTENEIPKLPADTFKTLPNLEWLDLSENKLSDAGLPLHVFRNLTKSKRLNLDGNHLTAIPPLPQSLQELKMNDNNIRGLHQYSFQGLYNLLTLKPEGNGFHDRNVCPLTFKPLQSLMYLRLDCHSFRAIPSSLQAAAGPEPTQL, encoded by the exons ATGAATATGCAGGGAGCCCCCAGTTCGCTGGAGCAAGGCCCTCCTACAG AAAATGAGATTCCCAAGCTGCCTGCTGACACTTTCAAAACACTGCCTAACCTGGAATGGCTTGATCTCAGCGAGAACAAGCTGTCGGATGCTGGCCTGCCCCTACACGTTTTCAGG AACTTGACCAAGTCAAAGAGACTTAACCTAGATGGGAACCATTTAACTGCAATCCCACCGCTCCCACAATCGCTGCAGGAGCTGAAAATGAATGACAACAACATCCGGGGATTGCATCAATACAGCTTCCAAG GCCTCTACAATTTGCTGACTCTGAAACCGGAAGGGAATGGATTTCATGACAGAAATGTTTGCCCTTTAACCTTCAAACCCCTGCAGAGCCTCATGTACCTGAGGCTGGACTGCCACAGCTTTCGAGCCATTCCATCATCGCTGCAG